A stretch of Miscanthus floridulus cultivar M001 chromosome 13, ASM1932011v1, whole genome shotgun sequence DNA encodes these proteins:
- the LOC136499775 gene encoding uncharacterized protein produces the protein MDAYCTKIRKLEGKFYGIEYHHVVRDQNQLADHLLKLGSSWATIPPGVFIQDLLAPSIKEDKEVQEVPSAKQLVLSVPSSAANWREQFIKYLTSIEVPTNKTETECLIHHSKHYVPVDDNLMRKSAKEGILQKCITQEEGVKLLLEIHSGSCGNHVASRTLVGKAF, from the coding sequence atggatgcatattgcaccaaaatcaggaaacttgaaggaaaattctatggcatcgagtaccaccacgtggtacgtgaccaaaatcagctcgccgaccatttATTGAAGTTGGGCTCTTCTTGGGCCACGATCCCaccaggggtcttcattcaagatctcctagcgccgtccattaaggaagataaggaagttcaagaaGTTCCCTCCGCTAAGCAGCTGGTACTATCGGTACCTTCGTCGGCCGccaattggagggaacaattcatcaagtacctcaccagcatcgAAGTCCCCACcaacaagactgaaactgaatgcctaattcatcatagcaagcattatgtgccgGTAGACGAcaatttgatgaggaaaagtgccaaggaagggatactacagaaatgcatcacccaagaagagggagtgaagctacttctcgaaattcactctggttcctgtggcaaccatgtggcctcgagaacactagttggcaaggcCTTCTGA